The genomic DNA GCAGCATGCCAAGCGGTGGCGGAGCGAGCTGATTGTCGGAAATGACGATGAGCGGCCAGTAAAGGTCGTTCCAATGCGCGACGATCGAGAATACCGCGAAAGCGGCGATTGCCGGCATGGCGCTCGGCGTGACGATGCGCCAGATGATTTCAAGCTCGCCCATGCCATCAAGTCGTGCGGCATTGATGATATCGTCGGGAAAGCTCCTGAAAAACTGCCGGAACAGGAATATGGCGAAGGCCGACAGGAAAAACGGCAGCATCATCGAGAAATAGCTGTTGAGCTGGCCAGCCCAGGCCAGAGCGATATAAAGGGGAAGCGCTGGCACCTGGATGGGGATCGCCAGTGCTAGCAGGATCAGAACGAAGAAAAGGTTGCGGCCGGTAAATTTCAGCTTGGCCAGTGCGTAGGCACACGGGATTGCGACAATCAACTGGACCAGAAGGATACCGCTGCACACAATGACGCCGTTCAGTGCAAAGCGCAGCAACGGAGCGCTTTCAAGCGCGAAGCTGTAATTTTCCACGCCATAGAACTGCGTTGGCCATAACCGCAACTGAGCGCTGAATATCTCATTTGGTGGTTTGATTGATGTAACCAGCATCCAGACGAAGGGCATGACGATAAAGATTGCGCCCACGATCAAGATGGTGTGGACCGCGATGAAGCCAAGCCCCCGTTTCAGCCCCGAGAGGCTGCGGGCAGGCGGGCTTGCGGCTTGTGCTTTCATGTCCGGTATCGGTGTCAATAGTGCACCCTCCTGTCTATGAAAAAGGTCTGGATGCCCGAAAAGATCAGGATGAATGCCAAAAACACCAGAGTCAGAGCTGCGGCATAGGCGGTCGAGAAATACTGGAAGCCTTCCAGATAGATCGCATAAAGGATCACATTGGTGGAATCTTGTGGGCCCCCTCGCGTGATCGCGACTACCGTGTCAAAGACCTTGAAGGCGGTGATGGATGTGGTGATGAGGACGAACATGGTCGTCGGCCCAAGCATCGGCCAGGTCACGGTCAGAAAACGATCGATCACGCCAGCCGCGCCATCAATATCAGCGGCTTCATATAGGTCTTTGGGGATCGCCGAGAGACCGGCCAAAAACAGCACCATGTTGAAGCCGACCAGTTGCCAGATTCCAATGACCGCCAGCGTCGGCAGCGCATAGGCGGGGTCGCTGAGGAAATTGACGGGCTGGAAGCCCAGGGCAACAATAATCGCATTGATTGGGCCAAGGCTTGGATGAAGCAGGAACTTCCATACTGATGCCATGGCAATA from Brucella anthropi ATCC 49188 includes the following:
- a CDS encoding carbohydrate ABC transporter permease, with translation MTPIPDMKAQAASPPARSLSGLKRGLGFIAVHTILIVGAIFIVMPFVWMLVTSIKPPNEIFSAQLRLWPTQFYGVENYSFALESAPLLRFALNGVIVCSGILLVQLIVAIPCAYALAKLKFTGRNLFFVLILLALAIPIQVPALPLYIALAWAGQLNSYFSMMLPFFLSAFAIFLFRQFFRSFPDDIINAARLDGMGELEIIWRIVTPSAMPAIAAFAVFSIVAHWNDLYWPLIVISDNQLAPPPLGMLLFADAETGSNYGALTAAATMLTAPLVICFLIARKRFIQGITMTGVK
- a CDS encoding carbohydrate ABC transporter permease, which codes for MAQRVEPALGQRLGRREFVEKLTGLGLAAPAFMLLLLLHIVPLIVLVVLSLTDYQLGDLTLSFTGLKNFSNALHDETFRRSLFNTFIYVAFVVPGSVGLGLLFALLIHGRTRSRAIYEVIFFLPVTATLIAMASVWKFLLHPSLGPINAIIVALGFQPVNFLSDPAYALPTLAVIGIWQLVGFNMVLFLAGLSAIPKDLYEAADIDGAAGVIDRFLTVTWPMLGPTTMFVLITTSITAFKVFDTVVAITRGGPQDSTNVILYAIYLEGFQYFSTAYAAALTLVFLAFILIFSGIQTFFIDRRVHY